One Antedon mediterranea chromosome 1, ecAntMedi1.1, whole genome shotgun sequence genomic window, CAACCTTAATATCATCGCCCCGATCTTCGCGTTCTGCACATCATGCATTCGCCGCACACTCGCTCGCCGTGTACATTCTGCCTTGTTTACACTACTGCATGCTTGATTACCATAAAAAAAACACCGCCCTCTATGCCGACCGGAGCAGTACTGTAGTTCGTGTCACATGCAACAACATGCGATTTGCACAGAGCTCGAGCGTGGGGAATCGGGAGAGTAGGCCTAGATGACCTGGTAGTCTAATGTCTAGGCCTACATCGGAATATAGCTAGCCTAAATCGTAGCCAGAAGAAATATTGTCATTTTCAGTTCATGCACCGGGAAATTcctgggtatagtcccacctcccaaattcgggcaaatttcacgtacaaggggggtgggattatacccggggAACTACGGTACCGTAATAAAGTTACGCATATATATTaaatgatgaagggctagtgttgcccgaaagctctgctaacttttctggctgttttacttctcgttttgatttagcttttcgcttttattttgtatctccattgagatccagccactgatacccacagcattgtcattttttcagtaatttgcctttggatttatatattattaaatatattatatataacagTATATAACTTTTtgatgcttttttttttgtaggactCGCTAAGTTGTTAAGCGTTACCAGTTTGATGCTGATGTCAGAGGTCACTGGATGTTGCAACGACGACTGGTTGCAATATTTCTTGAGAACAAGGATTAGTGAGGCAGATTAATTGCGGATTAtctcaacatattttaattaagtacagtatataaggtaaatagataaaaataattgtttaattttttttcatcaCTCATTTGATTTAATCAAAAGATCagaacttaagctctgtctatagtatcaagctagtttgacagaaaagtgtgatgagcccaaatatggtagtgatattcccaaaaaatatggtagtgatatgacatcgtcatgtccatatatggacacatcaccgttttttgtcacatacaatttgatagtgtagacagagcttaagacactATGGCTCATTTGACCTGCAAgatttaaattgaattatttttaaataaatgtgtgttcTTTCTCTTTCAGTTAATTTGTGCCAAATTTATTTCTAGAGAtaagaaaattatttattttgtcatggCTACGATTCCTCCAAGCATGTTCGTGGCACCAGGGAGTTGCCACTCGAGTCTACGCAAATATCAACAGATACAGAAAAGGCAGCAGTCGCAGGAGATGGACATCAACTCCAACAGGAGTGAAGTTGATGGCAGCCATGCTAAGGCCATGCCAACCACACCCATCGGTTCGCCAATTGGGTCACCTACCCCGCCTGgtatgtttttatctttttttatctttgtggtaaaataacaatttaaaaagtatatgaACCTCATAGATATTATTAGGGCTGAGTTGTTTTGTTACTAAGGCAGTGTTTTTGTAGTTTTGTGGTTAAGATGGCCGGCTACCCTAGGGTCTTGGGTCCAAATCCAAAAGATGGTTACCAtgtaataaagtataaaatataagTAATAAAACTTTTGTGTATAAAGTATCTTGTGAGTCAAGGTTGCCAGCTTTGAGATGGATAGTGAATGAACTCACTTTAAGGCTATCCTTAGCGATCTgcttaaaatgatattttattttaataaattgagaatgttcacattattttactaattatttctatttatagtgTCTCCTTTGAACAAGATGTACCAGTATTTTCGTTCATTCAGTAACCCAGGCATAAGTGTACCAACCACACAGGCTGATATTAAGCAAGTTGGCGCAGAGCAAAGACATTTTGACTTCTCACCACAAGGGGCTCCGGCATCGGATCAAAGCAGCTCTCCACTGAACTCACCAAGATCAGTTTCTGACAATGCTTAAACATTGCTGTGTATTAAAT contains:
- the LOC140039598 gene encoding uncharacterized protein, whose translation is MATIPPSMFVAPGSCHSSLRKYQQIQKRQQSQEMDINSNRSEVDGSHAKAMPTTPIGSPIGSPTPPVSPLNKMYQYFRSFSNPGISVPTTQADIKQVGAEQRHFDFSPQGAPASDQSSSPLNSPRSVSDNA